The genomic stretch CAGCTTACAATAAATCTTTAGGCGGAGCTATTTTGCACCCAACGATGGAAGCGATGCAGTTGACAGAGATTTCTAGTCTTAACAACCGTGTTTATCGCACTCTTGGGTCATCTGTGATTGTGCCGAAAAAAGATAAAATTGAAATCATTCCTAAACGCCAAGGCGTTTATACAGTGTCAATCGATAACAAAACCATGCATTATAAAAATGTGTCTAAAATTGAATATTGTATTGACAATAAAAAAATTAGTTTTGTGGCAACACCCTTCCATACAAGTTTCTGGGAGCGCGTGAGAGATGCCTTTATAGGAGAAGTAGATTCGTGAGATTTGAATTTATTGCGGACCGACGAACAAAAGTAAAAACATTTTTAAAGGGACATGATGTCTCAAAAGGTTTATTAGCCAAAGTGAAATTTAAAGGTGGAAATATTTGGGTAAATGGCGTTGAGCAAAATGCCATTTATTTATTGGATGTGGGAGATGTGGTGACGATTGAAATTCCTGATGAACAGGAACATGAAACCCTTATTCCAGTCAAACATGACCTTGATATTGCCTATGAAGATGATCATTTTTTGATTATCAATAAACCCCATGGTTATGCAAGCATTCCAAGTGTTTTGCATTCAAATACCATCGCTAATTTTGTCAAATATTACTACATGGAGCAAAATTATCCTAACAAGCAAGTTCACATCGTAACTCGACTTGATAAGGATACAAGCGGTTTGATGCTTTTTGCCAAACACGGCTATGCCCATGCTCGACTTGATAAGCAATTACAAAGTAAGACCATTGAAAAACGTTATTATGCCTTGGTTTCTGGTCAAGGTGTACTAGAAGATGAGGGAGAAATCATTGCGCCGATTGCTCGAGATGAAGATAGTATTATCACACGTCGCGTGCACCCGTCTGGAAAATACGCTCACACAAGTTATCGCGTTGTGGAACGCTTTGGCGATGTGGCTTTGGTAGATATTCGACTTCACACAGGACGAACTCACCAAATTCGTGTGCATTTTGCTCACATTGGTTTCCCACTTTTGGGAGATGATTTGTATGGTGGCCGCATGGATCTTGGCATTACGCGACAAGCGCTGCATTGCCATTATTTACGTTTTGTAGACCCTTACACAAATAAAGAGATTATTCAAAGTGCAAACTTGACAGATGACTTTGATAGCGTTATCATGAAGCTACAACAAAAATAGATGGAAGGTTAATTTTTATGGGAATTCGATCTTTATTTGGTAGCTTAAGGGAAAAAATTGTTGGTAAAAACCTCAAAATTGTTTTTCCTGAAGGAAATGATGAACGTGTTCTTCGTGCAGCCGCTCGTTTAAAATTTGAAGGTTTGATTGAACCAATTATTTTAGGAGAAGCTACGGAAGTTCGAGAATTACTGGCTAAATTCGGTTTTGCTGATCAAAACTATGTGATTATTAACCCGCAAACTTATGATAAGTTTAATGAGATGAAGGAAGCCTTTCTTGAAATCCGAAAAGGTAAAGCAACTCCTGAAGATGCTGATCGTCTATTGAAAGACGTTAATTATTTTGGTGTTATGTTGGTCAAACTTGGTTTGGCTGATGGTATGGTTTCTGGTGCGATTCATTCAACAGCAGATACTGTTCGCCCAGCTCTTCAAATCATCAAAACAAAACCGGGCATTTCCAGAACATCAGGTGTTTTCTTGATGAACCGTGAAAGCACTGATCAACGTTTTATGTTCGCAGATTGTGCTATCAATATTGATCCGAATGCTCAAGAGCTATCTGAAATTGCTTTAAACACTGCTGAAACGGCAAGAATTTTTGACATTGATCCAAAGATTGCCATGCTTAGCTTTTCAACAAAAGGAAGTGCCAAAGCACCTCAAGCTGAAAAAGTTCGTGAAGCCACTCAACTGGCTAAGGGACGTCAGCCTGAATTGGCTATCGATGGTGAATTGCAATTTGATGCTGCTTTTGTTCCAAGTACAGCAGAAGTAAAAGCACCAGATAGTGACGTCGCTGGACAAGCAAACGTCTTTATCTTCCCAGACCTTCAATCAGGAAACATTGGTTACAAGATTGCTCAACGTCTTGGTATGTTTGAGGCAATCGGTCCAATTCTTCAAGGATTGAACAAACCAGTCAATGATTTATCACGTGGTTCAAGTGCAGAAGATATTTATAAATTAGCTATTATCACAGCAGCTCAGGCTGTTGATGACATGAACGAATAATAAGAAAGAATCAGTTGGCTGATAACCAACTGACTTTCTTATATCCAGAAGAGTATAGAAAGAGAGTAACATGACAAAAATTGCATTAGTAACAGGCGCTTCGGCAGGATTTGGAAAAGCTATTGTTAAGAAATTAGTAGCAGATGGTTATCAAGTTATTGCCAGTGCTCGTCGTTTAGAAAAATTGCAGAGCTTACAAGCAGAACTAGGTAGTGATAAGGTTTATCCTTTACAAATGGATGTTTCTGAGCCAAAACTCATTGATCAAGCTTTAGCAAGTTTACCAGAAGCTTGGCAAAACATTGACCTTTTAGTCAATAATGCTGGTTTGGCACTTGGTTTAGATAAGGCATATGAGGCCGATTTTACTGACTGGATGACCATGATTAATACCAATATCGTAGGTCTTGTTTATTTAACACGCCAAATTTTGCCAAGCATGGTTAAGCGTAATTCAGGGATGATTATCAATCTTGGTTCAACAGCTGGAACAATTCCATACCCAGGTGCAAATATTTACGGTGCTTCAAAAGCTTTTGTGAAACAATTCTCGTTGAACTTGCGTGCTGACCTTGCTGGTACTAAGATTCGTGTGACAAATATCGAACCAGGACTTTGCGAAGGCACAGAGTTTTCGAACGTACGCTTTAAAGGCGATGATGAACGTGCTGAAAAACTTTATGAAGGAGCGCATGCCATTACGCCAGAAGATATCGCAAACACCGTCTCATGGGTGGCTAGCCAACCAGAACATGTTAATTTCAACCGCATTGAAATGATGCCTGTGTCTCAAACATATGGAGCACAGCCAGTTTATCGCGATTAAGAATAAGCAAAAAGAGCCAAAAGGCTCTTTTTTAATCATCGAAAATAGGATTGGTGCTAGAAGGTCCAGAAGTGACATCAGACCAGCCAACGATTGCTTGACCAGATTCATTTAGGTAACTTGCCAGAACAGGCTTTAAGTCTTGGATAAAAGTAATAACACCCATAAGTTCACCAGAATCATCTTTAACTGCTTGATAAGTTTGAAATAAGATACGGTCAAATGATTCGGTAGGAATTTGAAAATGAAGGGCTTGTTCTGGTGATTGTTCAAGACTGCTCCAAACCCATTGTGGTAATTCATTTTCTTCGGGTTCCGAGAAAAAAGAGCCGTCTGAACGATTATTGCTATAAATCAGTTTTAAATTTTTATCATAAAAACTAGCTCGGTAAGGAAGATGTGCTAGTAAGTCTTTTACATTTTTCATGGTTTTAGGATAGCGATTTTGTATCAGAAATGCAAGCAAGCTGTCTGAAAGCTGTCAGCTGGAAAAAAGCAGAGGAAAGTATCAGTTTTTCGTAAGATATAACTATCGTTTTCAAACTTTTCTTAGTAAAATAGAGGCATTAAAAACGAAGAGGACAGTGCTGTGAGTAAAATTATTTTTTTAGATGTTGATGGAACCTTGGTGGATTATCACAATCGTATTCCAGAATCTGCTGCGATCGCAATTCGACAAGCGCGTGCCAATGGGCATAAAGTCTTTGTCTGTACGGGACGTAGTCGTGCAGAAATGCAACCTGAATTATGGAAAATTGGGCTTGATGGCATGATTGGTGGTAATGGCTCATATGTCGAATACAATGAAGAAGTTATCATGCATCAGATGATTTCAAAAGAAGATTCGAGAGCGATTGTTGACTGGTTACATGAGCGCGGATTGGAATTTTATTTGGAATCTAATAACGGATTATTTGCTTCAGAAAACTTTAAAGAAGCTGCTCGCCCAGTCATGCGCAAGTACGTCATGCAAAAAGGAAAAACAGCCGCAGAAGTAGAACACATGGAAGCTGAAGATGCTCTTCATGGCTTGGTTTATGGTGGCGAATTATACCGTGATGACCTAAATAAAGTCAGCTTTATTTTGAATTCTTACCAAGATCATTTGGATTCTGCTAAGGCTTTTCCAAACTTAAAAGCTGGGACTTGGGGCGGCCGAGGGGAAACAGCTTTGTTTGGCGACCTTGGCGTTAAAGATATTACCAAAGCGCATGCTATTGACGTTATTTTAGAGCATTTGCAGGCTAGTCGTGAGGATACCATTGCTTTTGGGGATGCCAAAGTGGACATTCCAATGCTTGAGTGTTGTAAGATTGGTGTTTCTATGGGAAATGGTGGCCCAGAAATTCTAGCGATGGCTGATATGGTGACTGACGATGTCGAAGAAGCTGGCCTCTACAACGCCTTTGCCAAATTAGGTTTGATGGAATGAAAATGACTTGAGATAGGAATTGTCAGATTGTTTATATTTTGTTTCGATATCTGATATTTGTCGTCATTTTTTCGTATGATAGTACAAGGATAGCGTTGGATAGCATTAGTTTTTTAGAAATGATAGCGCTATAATTGTAGTCAATGAAAAGTTAAAAGGAGATTGACATGTTACACAAAACGCTAAAACCATTTCCAGATTATTTCTTGTGGGGAGCTTCAACCTCTGCTTACCAAGTAGAAGGTGCCTCTTTAGAAGACGGCAAAGGACCTTCTTGTCAAGATGTGAAAGAATTACCAGCAGGAACTGCAGATTTGACAGTTTCAGTTGACCATTATCATCACTACAAAGAAGATATTGCCTTGATGGCAGAAATGGGCTTTAAATCTTATCGTTTTTCAATTTCTTGGTCACGTGTTTTACCAAACGGGACTGGCGAAGTGAATCCAAAAGGAATTGAGTTTTATAACAACTTGATTGATGAATGTTTGAAATATGATATCGAACCAATTGTGACAATGTTCCACTTTGATATGCCAGCAGCGCTTGATGAACGTGGCTCATGGTCAACACATGAGTCAGTAGATTGGTTTGCTGAATATGCGCGTGTCTTGTTTGAAAACTTTGGTGACCGTGTGAAATATTGGCTAACAATCAATGAACAAAATATGCTTACTTTGGTTGGCCCTGTTATCGGTACCCTTCATGTGCCAGAAGGAACAACAAACCTTACAAAAGAAATTTACCAACAAAATCACCATCAATTGGTAGCGCAAGCTAAAGCTATGCAGCTTTGTCACGAAATGCTTCCAGAAGCTAAAATTGGTCCAGCACCAAATATTTCACTTGTTTATGCGGCTTCATCAAAACCAGAAGATGTTCTAGCTGCTCAAAACTTCAATGCAATTCGTAACTGGCTCTATCTTGATGCTTATATCCTAGGTGAATACAATAACCTTGTCTGGGCATACCTTGAAGAACAAGCTGCTACACCAGTGATTACTGATGAAGATCGTGCCATCATGAAAGCTGCAAAACCAGACTTTATCGGATTTAACTACTATAATACAGCAACAGTAGCTGCATCAGATGGTACAGAAAGCTTGAACCCATCAGCTGACCAACAAACAGCACGTGGAGAAGCAGGTTTCTACCGTGGTGTTGACAATCCAAACCTTCCAAAAACTGAATTTGGTTGGGAAATTGACCCAGTCGGTTTCCGTGCAACTGTTCGTGAAATGTACAGCCGTTACCGCTTGCCACTTTTGGTTACTGAAAACGGTCTTGGAGCTTACGATACTTTGACAGAAGATGGTAAAGTTCACGACCAATACCGTATCGATTATCTTCGTGCTCATATTGAACAAATTCAATTAGCGATTACGGACGGTGTTGATATGCTTGGTTACAATCCATGGTCAGCTATTGACCTTATCTCAACACACGAAGGCATTCGTAAACGTTATGGTTTCATTTACGTTGACCGTACTGATGAAGAAGTTGGCAGCCTTGAACGTTACCGCAAAGATTCATTCTTCTGGTATAAAAAAGTTATTGCTACTAATGGACAAGATTTGTCAGATTAAAATAAGAAGAAAAAGCACTCAGCAGTTTTGCTGGGTGCTTTTCGTTTATAGTTGGGTGAATTGTTTTTTCTTGAGTTCAAAAACGACATCTGTTTCTTTAGCGACAGCCGTTTCATGTGTCACGATAATCACGGTTTTATTTTGCTGATGAGCGATGTCTTTGAAGATATTGACAATGTCTTGGGTAGTTTCTTCGTCTAAGTTTCCCGTTGGTTCATCAGCGATAATGACATCATGATTGGTTGCTAGGGCTCGGACGATGGCAACACGCTGTTGTTGACCACCGGAAAGTTGAAGAACTGGCTTGTCAATCAATTCTTTAGGAATGCCCACCAGCTCAAAAAGCTCATCGATTTTAGCATTGTCAACGGGAGTGTTTGTGATTTCGAGTGCTGTTTGAACATTTTGACGTGCGGTCATGTAAGTCATTAAATTATAAGCTTGGAAAATAGTTGAAACAGCGTTTTTACGGTAATTGGTCAAGCCAGACTTATTAATATCTTTGTCATCTAAGTAAATCTTGCCTGTTTTTGGGCTATCTAAGCCAGCCAGCAAGGAAAGAAAGGTGGTCTTTCCACTTCCTGACTGTCCAAGAATGGCATAAATTTTTCCTCTTTCGAAGCTTAGATTGACATCTTTGAACAGGTAATCATCTGGATTATTAGTGTACCAATAGCCAATATTTTTTGTGTGTAAGGTCATATGAGCGTCCTTTCTAGTTAGAAGTCAAGATGTCTTTAGGTTTCATTCGGATAATACCGATACTTGCTAAAATCGTTGACACAAATGAAATAAGAAGAGCAATACCACCGAGTTTTGCGACATCAGTTCCTGTTAGTTTGATATCGAGATTATCGATTTCTTGTGGTGAAGTTGTTGCCATTGACATCATGTTGCCAAAACCACTGCCGGATGGTTTGTCATTTTGGGGTTTTGAGTCATTTTGCTTATTGTCATCATTAGAAGAGTTTGTCTCTTGACCAGGACCACCGCCATTAGGTCCTTGGTTTGTAGTTTGTTGTGTCTGAGTTGAAGATGACAACAGTTGATTACCAAGGGCATTTCCGACAAAATTTCCTGCAAATGATGCAATTACAAGAGAAACAATAGTTACCATGAATAACTCTGTGAAGAATTGGCCAATGATTTTAAGGCGATTTTCACCCAAGCTCATGAGAACTCCAATTTCGTAACGGCGCTCACGAATGCTTAAAATAACAATCAAGGTTAGGATAACTGCGCCAGCAACAGCCACCAAAATAACAATATTTTGTGCAATTGATGAAATGTTATTAAGTGGTGAAAGCATTTGTTCGTAGATTTCATCGCTTGATGTCACAGAGTAAGTGTCAGTGTCGATTTCTGATTTTACTTCTTTAACGAAACTGTTCATTTTTTCAGGATTTGAAAGGGTATAGACAGCTGAATCAAGTTTATCTGTTTCACCTTTCATGGTATTAGCTGTTGTCAGTGTTGTGTAAATGTTGTTTTGTGGGTTTGAGGCATTTGACATCATTTGAGCTGTCGTTGCTGTTGATGAATTGTCGTAGATACCAATGACAGTTAGAGTGTAGTTTGTCTCAGTACTATCTACAGTAGTTGTTACTGTGAAAGTATCACCTACACTTAAATTGTTTTCGCTAGCCAAATCTGAAGAGATAAGTGCGGAGTTGTCGGCAGTTTCTGACGTAATGCCAACACCTTTTTTAATCTCACTTGTGCCTGAAGTGAAGTCACTGACATTGTCAGTTGTGTTAACACCAGTAATGGTAAAATCACCCGATGCCATCATGCCGCCGTGGTTTTCAGGTTGGTTGCCATTTTGTGAAGCATTATCGCTTGAATCATCAGAAGATGAAGAAGTAGAGATAGCAGAAATACCGTCACCTGCATTAGCCGTTGTGGTTGTTGTGAAAAGGTGTGATGAGACACCACTTTTTTCTGCGATTGATTTTGCTGTTGCAAGGTCAACAGAAGTAGTAGCTGTGGTGGTGCTACTTGAGTCAGAACTATTTTCGCTGTCAGGTTTAAAAGCCTTCATCATAGTTTCGCGGTTAACAGATAAAGTCACTGTTGCACCTGCTTGTTTTTTAGCTGATGTGACAGCAGAATCTGCCGCATTTTTAATGGTTAATCCAGCTAGCACAAAAATTAAAATCGCACTGGTCACCAAAACGAGTAGTCCCGTGCGTCCTTTTTTGGCTTTTGTCGCAAGCCAGGCTCGCTTAATAAAATTCATGTCAATAACTCCTTTGCAATCGTATTACAAAAAAGTCTAGGGGATTAAACTTAAGTCAAACTGAAAGAAAACTGAAATAAAACTTAAAAAATATGAAAATGTTACCAATAAATATAGTTCGTGAAAAACGAACGATACAAAAATATAAAATAGAAATATTTGACATTAAACGAATGAAGTTGTAGAATGATAGTGGAAGGGTAAGGTTTTACCTAGCGATGCTTTATTAAGTCAATGCTTAATAGAGTTATAGGAAGGTCATTTTTTAATGAAAGAGTCGATGTGTTTTTGAGCTACTCTGACAGAGAAAAGGTGACCTTTTTAGATTGTCCTTTGACCTTGTCTGAGTGTTCACTGACACAAAGACCACGGAGAAATTGATATGTATAACGAAATGCCTGTCTTTGATTATGAAGATATTCAACTCATTCCTAACAAATGTATCATTAAAAGCCGTTCGGAAGCTGATACGCATGTAACACTTGGTGATTATACCTTTAAATTGCCAGTTGTTCCTGCTAATATGCAGACGATTATCGATGAAGATATCGCTGAAAAGCTTGCTAAAAATGGTTACTTTTACATTATGCATCGTTTTGAC from Streptococcus ruminicola encodes the following:
- a CDS encoding SDR family oxidoreductase, whose amino-acid sequence is MTKIALVTGASAGFGKAIVKKLVADGYQVIASARRLEKLQSLQAELGSDKVYPLQMDVSEPKLIDQALASLPEAWQNIDLLVNNAGLALGLDKAYEADFTDWMTMINTNIVGLVYLTRQILPSMVKRNSGMIINLGSTAGTIPYPGANIYGASKAFVKQFSLNLRADLAGTKIRVTNIEPGLCEGTEFSNVRFKGDDERAEKLYEGAHAITPEDIANTVSWVASQPEHVNFNRIEMMPVSQTYGAQPVYRD
- a CDS encoding Cof-type HAD-IIB family hydrolase → MSKIIFLDVDGTLVDYHNRIPESAAIAIRQARANGHKVFVCTGRSRAEMQPELWKIGLDGMIGGNGSYVEYNEEVIMHQMISKEDSRAIVDWLHERGLEFYLESNNGLFASENFKEAARPVMRKYVMQKGKTAAEVEHMEAEDALHGLVYGGELYRDDLNKVSFILNSYQDHLDSAKAFPNLKAGTWGGRGETALFGDLGVKDITKAHAIDVILEHLQASREDTIAFGDAKVDIPMLECCKIGVSMGNGGPEILAMADMVTDDVEEAGLYNAFAKLGLME
- a CDS encoding RluA family pseudouridine synthase — protein: MRFEFIADRRTKVKTFLKGHDVSKGLLAKVKFKGGNIWVNGVEQNAIYLLDVGDVVTIEIPDEQEHETLIPVKHDLDIAYEDDHFLIINKPHGYASIPSVLHSNTIANFVKYYYMEQNYPNKQVHIVTRLDKDTSGLMLFAKHGYAHARLDKQLQSKTIEKRYYALVSGQGVLEDEGEIIAPIARDEDSIITRRVHPSGKYAHTSYRVVERFGDVALVDIRLHTGRTHQIRVHFAHIGFPLLGDDLYGGRMDLGITRQALHCHYLRFVDPYTNKEIIQSANLTDDFDSVIMKLQQK
- a CDS encoding ABC transporter permease; amino-acid sequence: MNFIKRAWLATKAKKGRTGLLVLVTSAILIFVLAGLTIKNAADSAVTSAKKQAGATVTLSVNRETMMKAFKPDSENSSDSSSTTTATTSVDLATAKSIAEKSGVSSHLFTTTTTANAGDGISAISTSSSSDDSSDNASQNGNQPENHGGMMASGDFTITGVNTTDNVSDFTSGTSEIKKGVGITSETADNSALISSDLASENNLSVGDTFTVTTTVDSTETNYTLTVIGIYDNSSTATTAQMMSNASNPQNNIYTTLTTANTMKGETDKLDSAVYTLSNPEKMNSFVKEVKSEIDTDTYSVTSSDEIYEQMLSPLNNISSIAQNIVILVAVAGAVILTLIVILSIRERRYEIGVLMSLGENRLKIIGQFFTELFMVTIVSLVIASFAGNFVGNALGNQLLSSSTQTQQTTNQGPNGGGPGQETNSSNDDNKQNDSKPQNDKPSGSGFGNMMSMATTSPQEIDNLDIKLTGTDVAKLGGIALLISFVSTILASIGIIRMKPKDILTSN
- a CDS encoding glycoside hydrolase family 1 protein; translated protein: MLHKTLKPFPDYFLWGASTSAYQVEGASLEDGKGPSCQDVKELPAGTADLTVSVDHYHHYKEDIALMAEMGFKSYRFSISWSRVLPNGTGEVNPKGIEFYNNLIDECLKYDIEPIVTMFHFDMPAALDERGSWSTHESVDWFAEYARVLFENFGDRVKYWLTINEQNMLTLVGPVIGTLHVPEGTTNLTKEIYQQNHHQLVAQAKAMQLCHEMLPEAKIGPAPNISLVYAASSKPEDVLAAQNFNAIRNWLYLDAYILGEYNNLVWAYLEEQAATPVITDEDRAIMKAAKPDFIGFNYYNTATVAASDGTESLNPSADQQTARGEAGFYRGVDNPNLPKTEFGWEIDPVGFRATVREMYSRYRLPLLVTENGLGAYDTLTEDGKVHDQYRIDYLRAHIEQIQLAITDGVDMLGYNPWSAIDLISTHEGIRKRYGFIYVDRTDEEVGSLERYRKDSFFWYKKVIATNGQDLSD
- the pta gene encoding phosphate acetyltransferase, which produces MGIRSLFGSLREKIVGKNLKIVFPEGNDERVLRAAARLKFEGLIEPIILGEATEVRELLAKFGFADQNYVIINPQTYDKFNEMKEAFLEIRKGKATPEDADRLLKDVNYFGVMLVKLGLADGMVSGAIHSTADTVRPALQIIKTKPGISRTSGVFLMNRESTDQRFMFADCAINIDPNAQELSEIALNTAETARIFDIDPKIAMLSFSTKGSAKAPQAEKVREATQLAKGRQPELAIDGELQFDAAFVPSTAEVKAPDSDVAGQANVFIFPDLQSGNIGYKIAQRLGMFEAIGPILQGLNKPVNDLSRGSSAEDIYKLAIITAAQAVDDMNE
- a CDS encoding ABC transporter ATP-binding protein → MTLHTKNIGYWYTNNPDDYLFKDVNLSFERGKIYAILGQSGSGKTTFLSLLAGLDSPKTGKIYLDDKDINKSGLTNYRKNAVSTIFQAYNLMTYMTARQNVQTALEITNTPVDNAKIDELFELVGIPKELIDKPVLQLSGGQQQRVAIVRALATNHDVIIADEPTGNLDEETTQDIVNIFKDIAHQQNKTVIIVTHETAVAKETDVVFELKKKQFTQL
- a CDS encoding sodium transporter → MKNVKDLLAHLPYRASFYDKNLKLIYSNNRSDGSFFSEPEENELPQWVWSSLEQSPEQALHFQIPTESFDRILFQTYQAVKDDSGELMGVITFIQDLKPVLASYLNESGQAIVGWSDVTSGPSSTNPIFDD